In Streptomyces sclerotialus, one genomic interval encodes:
- the nagA gene encoding N-acetylglucosamine-6-phosphate deacetylase — MADRTILSGARVALPAGVVDDLALTVDGRQLAVGPASGGTTVDLSGHLIVPGFVDMHVHGGGGGSFSSADPEECLKVAATHRSHGTTSMAASTVTGDLADLARQAAVLSELVEQGELAGIHFEGPFISAHRCGAHQPELLRDPEPADVRKLVDAARGTAKMMTLAPELPGGLDSVRLLADSGVIAAIGHTDSSYEATVEAIDAGATVATHLFNAMPGLNHRTPGPIAALLEDERITVELINDGTHLHPSVLELAFRHAGADRVAFITDAMGAAGMSDGRYPLGPMQVEVKDGVARIADGPTAGSIAGSTLTLDLAFQRAVTIDGLGIEQAVQALSANPARLLGIDDRTGSIEPGKDADLVVLDAAYDLVGVMRRGEWVVRPPQAG; from the coding sequence ATGGCGGACCGAACCATCCTCAGCGGCGCCCGGGTGGCGCTGCCCGCCGGTGTCGTCGACGACCTCGCCCTCACGGTCGACGGGCGGCAGCTCGCCGTGGGCCCCGCGTCGGGCGGCACCACCGTCGACCTGTCCGGCCACCTGATCGTCCCCGGCTTCGTGGACATGCACGTGCACGGCGGAGGCGGCGGCTCCTTCTCCTCCGCCGACCCCGAGGAGTGCCTGAAGGTCGCCGCCACCCACCGCAGCCACGGCACCACCTCCATGGCCGCCTCCACCGTCACCGGCGACCTCGCCGACCTGGCCCGGCAGGCGGCCGTCCTGTCCGAGCTGGTCGAACAGGGCGAACTGGCCGGCATCCACTTCGAGGGCCCGTTCATCTCGGCCCACCGCTGCGGCGCCCACCAGCCCGAACTGCTCCGCGACCCGGAGCCGGCGGACGTCCGCAAGCTGGTCGACGCGGCCCGCGGCACCGCGAAGATGATGACCCTCGCGCCCGAACTGCCCGGCGGCCTGGACTCGGTACGCCTGCTGGCCGACTCCGGCGTCATCGCGGCGATCGGCCACACCGACTCCTCGTACGAAGCGACCGTCGAGGCCATCGACGCGGGTGCCACCGTCGCCACCCACCTCTTCAACGCCATGCCGGGCCTGAACCACCGCACCCCCGGACCGATCGCGGCGCTCCTGGAGGACGAGCGGATCACCGTCGAGCTGATCAACGACGGCACCCACCTGCACCCCTCCGTGCTGGAGCTGGCGTTCCGTCACGCGGGCGCGGACCGCGTCGCGTTCATCACCGACGCGATGGGCGCGGCCGGCATGAGCGACGGCAGGTACCCGCTCGGCCCGATGCAGGTCGAGGTCAAGGACGGCGTGGCACGCATCGCCGACGGCCCCACCGCCGGATCGATCGCGGGCTCCACGCTCACCCTGGACCTCGCCTTCCAGCGCGCCGTCACGATCGACGGCCTCGGCATCGAACAGGCCGTCCAGGCCCTGTCGGCGAACCCGGCCCGGCTGCTGGGCATCGACGACCGCACCGGATCCATCGAGCCGGGCAAGGACGCCGACCTGGTCGTCCTGGACGCGGCGTACGACCTGGTGGGCGTCATGCGCCGGGGTGAGTGGGTGGTACGGCCGCCGCAGGCGGGGTAA
- a CDS encoding glucosyl-3-phosphoglycerate synthase, with protein sequence MLEEVERWLAGRSWSAADRPLDQLLAAKSRTGRTVSVVLPALDEEATVGTIVEIIRRDLMSDAVPLVDELVVVDSGSTDRTSEVAAAAGARVVHRDAILPRLATVPGKGEVLWRSLLVTSGDIVCFVDADLREFSADFVSGIVGPLLTDPDVQFVKAMYDRPLGGEAGGPRAGQGGRVTELVARPLLNLHWPQLAGFVQPLGGEYAARRSLLERLPFPVGYGVELGLLVDALHTVGLDALAQVDVGVRKHRHQDGQALGRMAAAIYRTAQLRLARGHLVRPRLTQFDRGESGGFVPRTTDVDTEERPPMRGVPEYEARRAA encoded by the coding sequence GTGCTGGAAGAGGTGGAGCGCTGGCTGGCCGGACGCTCCTGGTCCGCCGCCGACCGACCGCTCGACCAGCTGTTGGCCGCGAAGAGCCGTACGGGGCGGACGGTCAGCGTCGTGCTGCCCGCGCTCGACGAGGAAGCCACGGTCGGCACGATCGTGGAGATCATCCGCCGTGACCTGATGTCCGACGCGGTGCCGCTGGTCGATGAGCTGGTCGTGGTGGACTCCGGCTCCACCGACCGCACCTCCGAGGTCGCGGCCGCGGCCGGCGCCCGGGTCGTGCACCGCGACGCGATCCTGCCCCGGCTGGCGACGGTGCCCGGCAAGGGCGAGGTGCTGTGGCGCTCGCTGCTGGTGACCAGCGGCGACATCGTCTGTTTCGTCGACGCCGACCTGCGCGAGTTCTCCGCGGACTTCGTGTCCGGGATCGTCGGGCCGCTGCTGACCGACCCGGACGTGCAGTTCGTGAAGGCCATGTACGACCGGCCGCTGGGCGGCGAGGCCGGCGGTCCCAGGGCGGGCCAGGGCGGCCGGGTCACCGAGCTGGTGGCCCGCCCGCTGCTCAATCTGCACTGGCCGCAGCTGGCCGGCTTCGTCCAGCCGCTGGGCGGCGAGTACGCGGCGCGCCGCTCGCTGCTGGAGCGGCTGCCCTTCCCCGTCGGGTACGGCGTCGAGCTGGGACTGCTGGTCGACGCGCTGCACACGGTCGGCCTGGACGCGCTGGCGCAGGTGGACGTGGGGGTGCGCAAGCACCGGCACCAGGACGGGCAGGCCTTGGGCAGGATGGCCGCGGCGATCTACCGCACCGCCCAGCTGCGGCTGGCGCGCGGGCACCTCGTACGGCCCCGGCTCACCCAGTTCGACCGGGGCGAGTCGGGCGGCTTCGTCCCGCGTACGACCGACGTGGACACCGAGGAGCGGCCGCCGATGCGCGGCGTACCGGAGTACGAGGCGCGGCGGGCGGCCTGA
- a CDS encoding carbohydrate-binding protein has product MTAGSNGTDTPENDDPFGYLYRSEGGEAGAQGTSGAGAAVRQPGVPRRSYNQVRAVGERQYGQQQHGQQPYGQQGQQQAYGRQNAHYAAPETLPGGERARGAGHGAAGAGQAPRRNRNGLLIGAIAVVAVVCVGIGVAMVSNSGEDKDAQAGGTGAAASESAEPSSKPSDKPAEVELPKADAGSLRLDGSATTAKDIPGARSAGGLYVTGMNTQGAAATWKLDVPKDGQYTVFVGYGVPGKDADATLSINGKARDSALNMKNFAGAQEGDWEKGWTRTYAYVQLNKGTNTVKISCEQGNQCDFNLDQVWLKAGQVTTP; this is encoded by the coding sequence ATGACGGCCGGTAGTAACGGCACGGACACGCCGGAGAACGACGATCCGTTCGGCTACCTCTACCGCTCGGAGGGCGGCGAGGCAGGCGCGCAGGGTACGTCGGGCGCCGGCGCGGCGGTGCGGCAGCCGGGCGTTCCCAGAAGGTCCTACAACCAGGTGCGTGCCGTCGGCGAGCGGCAGTACGGGCAGCAGCAGCACGGGCAGCAGCCGTACGGCCAGCAGGGGCAGCAGCAGGCGTACGGCCGGCAGAACGCGCACTACGCGGCGCCCGAGACGCTGCCGGGCGGCGAGCGCGCACGGGGTGCGGGGCACGGTGCCGCCGGCGCCGGCCAGGCCCCGCGCCGCAACCGCAACGGTCTGCTCATCGGTGCCATCGCCGTGGTCGCCGTGGTCTGCGTCGGCATCGGCGTCGCGATGGTCTCCAACAGCGGCGAGGACAAGGACGCCCAGGCCGGCGGGACCGGCGCGGCCGCGAGCGAGAGCGCTGAGCCGAGCAGCAAGCCGTCCGACAAGCCGGCCGAGGTCGAACTGCCGAAGGCCGACGCGGGCAGCCTGCGGCTGGACGGCTCGGCGACCACCGCCAAGGACATCCCGGGTGCCCGCTCGGCCGGCGGCCTGTACGTCACCGGCATGAACACGCAGGGTGCCGCGGCGACGTGGAAGCTGGACGTGCCCAAGGACGGCCAGTACACCGTCTTCGTGGGATACGGCGTGCCCGGCAAGGACGCCGACGCGACGCTGTCGATCAACGGCAAGGCGCGTGACTCGGCGCTGAACATGAAGAACTTCGCCGGTGCGCAGGAAGGCGACTGGGAGAAGGGCTGGACCCGGACCTACGCCTACGTGCAGCTGAACAAGGGCACCAACACGGTCAAGATCTCCTGCGAGCAGGGGAACCAGTGCGATTTCAACCTCGACCAGGTGTGGCTGAAGGCGGGCCAGGTCACCACGCCGTAG
- a CDS encoding MoaD/ThiS family protein, producing the protein MSVNVRIPTILRTYTGGRAEVPAEGAKLSEVIADLEKNHTGIAARVLDDQGKLRRFVNVYVNDDDVRFEGGLEAATPDGASVSIIPAVAGGC; encoded by the coding sequence ATGAGCGTGAACGTCCGCATCCCCACCATCCTGCGCACCTACACCGGCGGCCGGGCCGAGGTGCCCGCCGAGGGCGCGAAGCTCTCCGAGGTCATCGCCGACCTGGAGAAGAACCACACCGGCATCGCGGCCCGCGTCCTGGACGACCAGGGCAAGCTGCGCCGCTTCGTGAACGTCTACGTCAACGACGACGACGTGCGTTTCGAGGGCGGTCTGGAGGCGGCGACGCCCGACGGCGCCAGCGTCTCGATCATCCCCGCGGTGGCGGGCGGCTGCTGA
- the pfkB gene encoding 1-phosphofructokinase has product MILTVTLNAALDLTYRVPRLRPRGTHRVTEVSERPGGKGLNVSRVLAALGHATVATGFAGGGTGEALRAMLAQDTGVTDALVPIGAATRRTVAVVDTAGGDTTQLNEPGPTVTPAEWDAFLTRYRELLDGAQAVALCGSLPPGVPVDVYARLTRTARAAGVPVLLDTSGEPLRRGLAARPDLAKPNAAELASLTGHNEPLRAARDARRRGAHTVVASLGADGMLAVTADGSWQAAPPRRIAGNPTGAGDSAVAGLLSALVEGASWPDRLARAVALSAATVRAEGAGEFDRATYEELLGEVTVTDGPAAA; this is encoded by the coding sequence ATGATCCTCACGGTCACGCTGAACGCCGCACTCGACCTCACCTACCGGGTACCGCGGCTCCGCCCGCGCGGCACCCACCGCGTCACCGAGGTGAGCGAACGTCCCGGCGGCAAGGGCCTGAACGTCTCCCGGGTGCTCGCCGCCCTGGGGCACGCCACCGTCGCCACCGGTTTCGCCGGCGGCGGCACCGGCGAAGCGCTGCGCGCCATGCTCGCCCAGGACACCGGCGTCACCGACGCGCTGGTGCCCATCGGCGCCGCCACCCGGCGCACCGTCGCCGTCGTGGACACCGCCGGCGGCGACACCACCCAGCTCAACGAGCCCGGCCCCACCGTCACCCCCGCCGAATGGGACGCCTTCCTCACCCGCTACCGCGAACTCCTCGACGGCGCGCAGGCGGTGGCCCTGTGCGGCAGCCTGCCGCCCGGCGTCCCCGTGGACGTGTACGCGCGCCTCACCCGTACGGCCCGCGCCGCCGGCGTGCCCGTCCTCCTCGACACCAGCGGCGAACCGCTGCGCCGCGGCCTCGCGGCCCGGCCCGACCTCGCCAAGCCCAACGCCGCCGAGCTGGCGTCGCTGACCGGCCACAACGAGCCGCTGCGCGCGGCCCGGGACGCACGCCGCCGGGGCGCGCACACGGTCGTGGCCTCGCTCGGCGCCGACGGCATGCTCGCGGTCACCGCGGACGGCTCCTGGCAGGCGGCACCCCCGCGCCGGATCGCCGGCAACCCCACGGGCGCGGGCGACTCGGCGGTGGCCGGGCTGCTGTCCGCCCTGGTGGAAGGGGCCTCCTGGCCGGACCGGCTGGCCCGCGCCGTGGCCCTGTCGGCCGCGACGGTACGGGCCGAGGGGGCCGGCGAGTTCGACCGGGCCACGTACGAGGAACTGCTGGGCGAGGTCACCGTGACGGACGGACCGGCCGCGGCCTGA
- a CDS encoding extracellular solute-binding protein: MTLTLASCSGGPGGSDDVTLKLVAADYGGSEANSSKHYWNDVVQAFEAKHPHIKVDVDVYSWKDVDKEVEKRVKAGNAPDMAQIGAYADYAAEGKLYSADDLLSISTQADFTPGLAEAGEYHRVQYGLPFGASTRRLFYNKKLFAEAGITSPPKTWSDIKQDAQLLKDAGVKTPFALPLGPEETQAETMIWMLSGGGGYTDSIGKYTIDSRQNVRTFKWIKDNLVAPGLTGGDPADLNRQAGFDAFADGKVGMLNGHPTLMQQAKAKGVDYGTVALPGINGPAKSTMGVADWMMGFKQHGHRAEIGKFLDFVYEKDNVLKFSGDYGLLPVTVSASQDMLAEDKYKKLHGFLQQLPDAEFYPADKTSWPLVSKTIKAKMGGAVGSDGDPQQVLTDIENTANEADSATR, from the coding sequence ATGACGTTGACCCTGGCGTCCTGCTCCGGCGGACCCGGCGGCAGCGACGACGTCACCCTGAAGCTGGTCGCCGCCGACTACGGCGGCAGCGAGGCCAACTCCAGCAAGCACTACTGGAACGACGTGGTGCAGGCCTTCGAGGCGAAGCACCCGCACATCAAGGTGGACGTCGACGTCTACAGCTGGAAGGACGTCGACAAGGAGGTCGAGAAGCGGGTCAAGGCCGGGAACGCCCCGGACATGGCACAGATCGGCGCCTACGCCGACTACGCCGCCGAGGGCAAGCTCTACAGCGCCGACGACCTGCTCTCCATCAGCACCCAGGCCGACTTCACGCCCGGCCTCGCCGAGGCGGGGGAGTACCACCGCGTCCAGTACGGCCTGCCCTTCGGGGCCAGCACCCGCCGCCTCTTCTACAACAAGAAGCTCTTCGCCGAGGCCGGCATCACCAGCCCGCCCAAGACCTGGTCCGACATCAAGCAGGACGCGCAGCTCCTGAAGGACGCGGGCGTGAAGACGCCGTTCGCGCTGCCGCTCGGCCCCGAGGAGACCCAGGCCGAGACCATGATCTGGATGCTGAGCGGGGGCGGCGGCTACACCGACTCCATCGGCAAGTACACGATCGACTCGCGGCAGAACGTCCGCACGTTCAAGTGGATCAAGGACAACCTCGTCGCTCCGGGCCTGACCGGCGGCGACCCCGCGGACCTCAACCGGCAGGCCGGCTTCGACGCCTTCGCCGACGGCAAGGTGGGCATGCTCAACGGCCACCCCACCCTGATGCAGCAGGCCAAGGCCAAGGGCGTGGACTACGGCACCGTCGCGCTCCCCGGCATCAACGGCCCCGCCAAGTCCACCATGGGCGTCGCCGACTGGATGATGGGCTTCAAGCAGCACGGGCACCGCGCCGAGATCGGGAAGTTCCTCGACTTCGTCTACGAGAAGGACAACGTCCTGAAGTTCTCCGGCGACTACGGCCTGCTGCCGGTCACCGTCTCCGCCTCCCAGGACATGCTCGCCGAGGACAAGTACAAGAAGCTGCACGGCTTCCTGCAGCAGCTGCCGGACGCGGAGTTCTACCCCGCCGACAAGACCTCCTGGCCGCTCGTCAGCAAGACGATCAAGGCGAAGATGGGCGGTGCGGTCGGCAGCGACGGCGACCCGCAGCAGGTCCTCACCGACATCGAGAACACCGCCAACGAAGCGGACAGCGCGACACGCTGA
- a CDS encoding ROK family protein produces MRHVIALDVGGTGIKAALVGTETAPSGGAPAQPSGGAHARPPVLLHEARRPTERERGPEAVIETILGFAAELRELGARRYGVPAAAAGVAVPGIIDEATGTAVYAANLGWRDVPLRRLLSERLGGVPVALGHDVRTGGLAEGRIGAGKGADRFVFLPLGTGIAAAIGIGGRIEAGAHGSAGEIGHIVVRPQGAPCGCGRRGCLETLASAAAVGRAWAAACGDPDATAADAAKAVESGDPRAVAVWQEAVDALADGLVTCLTLLDPRTLIIGGGLAEAGDTLFAPLREAVRRRVTFQPLPSIVPAALGDAAGCLGAGLLAWDLLSTEVTA; encoded by the coding sequence GTGAGACATGTCATCGCCCTCGATGTGGGCGGCACCGGGATCAAGGCCGCGCTCGTCGGTACGGAGACGGCGCCCTCCGGAGGCGCGCCCGCGCAGCCTTCAGGAGGCGCGCACGCCCGGCCCCCCGTACTGCTGCACGAGGCCCGCCGCCCCACGGAGCGCGAGCGCGGCCCCGAGGCGGTGATCGAGACGATCCTCGGTTTCGCCGCCGAGCTGCGCGAGCTCGGTGCCCGGCGGTACGGCGTACCCGCCGCGGCGGCCGGCGTCGCCGTGCCCGGCATCATCGACGAGGCCACCGGCACCGCCGTGTACGCCGCGAACCTCGGCTGGCGGGACGTCCCGCTGCGCCGCCTGCTCTCGGAGCGGCTCGGCGGCGTCCCCGTGGCGCTCGGCCACGACGTCCGCACCGGCGGACTCGCCGAGGGCCGGATCGGCGCGGGCAAGGGCGCCGACCGGTTCGTCTTCCTGCCGCTGGGCACCGGCATCGCGGCCGCCATCGGCATCGGCGGCCGGATCGAGGCCGGGGCGCACGGCAGCGCGGGCGAGATCGGACACATCGTCGTACGCCCCCAGGGCGCGCCGTGCGGCTGCGGCCGGCGCGGCTGCCTGGAGACGCTGGCCTCCGCCGCGGCCGTCGGCCGGGCCTGGGCCGCTGCCTGCGGTGACCCGGACGCCACGGCCGCGGATGCCGCCAAGGCCGTCGAGTCCGGCGACCCGCGGGCCGTCGCCGTATGGCAGGAGGCCGTCGACGCGCTCGCCGACGGCCTGGTCACCTGCCTCACCCTGCTCGACCCGCGCACCCTGATCATCGGCGGCGGGCTCGCCGAGGCGGGCGACACGCTGTTCGCGCCTCTGCGGGAGGCGGTCCGGCGGCGGGTTACGTTCCAGCCGCTCCCCTCGATCGTTCCGGCGGCGCTCGGGGACGCCGCCGGCTGCCTGGGCGCAGGACTGCTGGCCTGGGATCTTCTCTCCACGGAGGTAACTGCCTGA
- a CDS encoding cold-shock protein: protein MAQGTVKWFNAEKGYGFIAVDGGADVFVHYSAIQMDGYRTLEEGQRVEFEISQGQKGPQADMVRVAG from the coding sequence ATGGCTCAGGGCACCGTCAAGTGGTTCAACGCGGAGAAGGGGTACGGCTTCATCGCGGTCGACGGTGGTGCGGATGTTTTCGTCCACTACAGCGCGATTCAGATGGACGGCTACCGCACCCTTGAGGAAGGTCAGCGGGTCGAGTTCGAGATCTCGCAGGGCCAGAAGGGGCCGCAGGCGGACATGGTTCGCGTGGCCGGCTGA
- a CDS encoding alpha,alpha-trehalose-phosphate synthase (UDP-forming) — MVSSSSGAQVLVASNRGPVSYALGEDGTLTSRRGGGGLVSGLSAIGSDAGAVWVCAALGDGDREAARRAAAGDGLLDPADTGGQSVRMLDIPPGVFADAYNGIANSVLWFVHHLLYQTPLEPAFDADFRGQWAAYEAYNAAFADALAESAAPGAAVLVQDYHLTLVPGLLRERRPDLRIGHFSHTPWAPPDYFRLLPDDVAAQVLRGVLGGDRAAFLTRRWAEAFAECCAAVLGAEVARDGDAGLRVTYEGRTTRLGVHGLGADADFLRDRSRQPDVDDRLADLRAQIGTDEDDAPRKTIVRVDRTELSKNIVRGLLAYRRLLTDRPEWRGRVVHIAFAYPSRQDLAVYREYTEEVSRLAGEINDEFGTDGWLPVVLHVKDDFARSLAAYRLADVALVNPIRDGMNLVAKEVPVVSEAGCALVLSREAGACAELADDALVINPYDVEATAGALHEALTMPQDERADRSKRLAMAATALPPTQWFLDQLRALSA; from the coding sequence ATGGTCTCCTCCAGCTCAGGTGCCCAGGTTCTCGTCGCGTCCAACCGCGGCCCGGTCTCCTACGCCCTGGGCGAGGACGGCACGCTCACCTCCCGGCGCGGCGGCGGCGGACTGGTCTCCGGCCTGTCCGCGATCGGCTCCGACGCCGGAGCCGTCTGGGTGTGTGCCGCCCTCGGCGACGGCGACCGGGAGGCGGCCCGGCGGGCCGCCGCCGGTGACGGGCTGCTGGACCCCGCCGACACCGGCGGGCAGTCCGTCCGGATGCTGGACATCCCGCCCGGGGTGTTCGCCGACGCGTACAACGGCATCGCCAACTCCGTGCTGTGGTTCGTCCACCACCTGCTGTACCAGACGCCGCTGGAGCCGGCGTTCGACGCGGACTTCCGCGGCCAGTGGGCGGCGTACGAGGCGTACAACGCCGCCTTCGCCGACGCGCTCGCCGAGTCCGCCGCGCCGGGCGCCGCCGTCCTCGTGCAGGACTACCACCTCACGCTGGTCCCGGGGCTGCTCCGCGAGCGCCGCCCGGACCTGCGCATCGGCCACTTCTCGCACACCCCGTGGGCGCCGCCGGACTACTTCCGGCTGCTGCCGGACGACGTCGCGGCGCAGGTGCTGCGCGGCGTCCTGGGCGGCGACCGGGCGGCGTTCCTGACCCGCCGCTGGGCCGAGGCGTTCGCCGAGTGCTGCGCGGCGGTGCTGGGTGCCGAGGTGGCGCGGGACGGGGACGCGGGCCTGCGCGTCACGTACGAGGGCCGGACCACCCGGCTCGGCGTGCACGGCCTGGGTGCCGACGCGGACTTCCTGCGCGACCGGTCCCGGCAGCCGGACGTCGACGACCGGCTGGCGGACCTGCGCGCGCAGATCGGCACCGACGAGGACGATGCGCCGCGGAAGACGATCGTGCGGGTGGACCGCACGGAGCTGTCGAAGAACATCGTGCGCGGGCTGCTGGCGTACCGGCGGCTGCTGACCGACCGGCCGGAGTGGCGCGGCCGGGTGGTCCACATAGCGTTCGCCTATCCGTCGCGGCAGGACCTGGCGGTGTACCGGGAGTACACCGAGGAGGTCTCGCGGCTGGCCGGGGAGATCAACGACGAGTTCGGCACGGACGGCTGGCTGCCGGTCGTGCTGCACGTGAAGGACGACTTCGCGCGCTCCCTGGCCGCCTACCGGCTCGCCGACGTCGCGCTGGTCAACCCCATCCGCGACGGCATGAACCTGGTCGCGAAGGAGGTGCCGGTGGTGTCGGAGGCGGGCTGCGCGCTGGTGCTGTCCCGGGAGGCCGGGGCCTGCGCGGAGCTGGCGGACGACGCGCTGGTGATCAATCCGTACGACGTCGAGGCCACGGCCGGGGCGCTGCACGAAGCCCTGACGATGCCCCAGGACGAGCGCGCCGACCGCTCGAAGCGGCTGGCCATGGCGGCGACGGCGCTGCCGCCCACGCAGTGGTTCCTGGACCAGCTCCGCGCGCTCTCGGCCTGA
- a CDS encoding DUF3263 domain-containing protein: MVSESPSERLSARDEAVLAVERRSWAGPGAKERAVRERLGISPTRYYQLLNALLDDPRALAHDPVTVNRLRRVREERRARR, from the coding sequence GTGGTGTCCGAATCGCCGTCCGAGCGGCTGTCAGCGCGTGACGAGGCCGTGCTCGCCGTGGAGCGCCGCTCCTGGGCCGGGCCCGGCGCCAAGGAGCGCGCCGTACGCGAGCGGCTCGGCATCTCGCCGACCCGCTACTACCAGCTGCTCAACGCCCTCCTGGACGATCCCCGCGCGCTCGCCCACGACCCTGTGACGGTGAACCGGCTGCGCCGGGTGCGGGAGGAGCGGCGGGCCCGTCGCTGA
- the otsB gene encoding trehalose-phosphatase: MGSPENLLAQPVSEAGRAGLATLLARPAEAVVALDFDGTLADIVPDPEQARAHPGVVRALARLAPLLRAVVVITGRPAETAVRLGGFAEADGLDHLVVLGHYGAERWEAATGRVEAPEPPPGVAAATAELPALLERSGAWRGEPVEAAIETKGGRAVAVHTRRTADPQGTFEGLRAPLAELAERHGLIVEPGRFVLELRPPGVDKGVALTSYLREVGAGAVLYAGDDLGDLAAYAAVDALRAEGTAGVLVCSSATVGEGAEELADRADLVVPGPAGVVELLTSLAEALARA; the protein is encoded by the coding sequence ATGGGCAGCCCTGAGAACCTCCTCGCGCAGCCGGTGTCCGAAGCGGGCCGCGCGGGCCTGGCCACCCTCCTCGCCCGGCCCGCCGAAGCCGTCGTCGCGCTCGACTTCGACGGCACCCTCGCCGACATCGTCCCCGACCCCGAACAGGCCCGCGCGCACCCAGGAGTCGTCCGGGCGCTCGCCCGGCTCGCCCCCCTGCTGCGCGCCGTCGTCGTGATCACCGGCCGCCCGGCGGAGACGGCCGTACGGCTCGGCGGCTTCGCCGAAGCGGACGGCCTGGACCACCTCGTGGTCCTCGGGCACTACGGCGCGGAGCGCTGGGAGGCGGCCACCGGCCGCGTCGAGGCGCCCGAGCCGCCGCCCGGCGTCGCCGCCGCGACCGCCGAGCTGCCCGCGCTGCTGGAGCGCTCCGGCGCCTGGCGCGGCGAGCCGGTCGAGGCCGCCATCGAGACCAAGGGCGGCCGGGCCGTCGCCGTGCACACCCGGCGCACCGCCGACCCGCAGGGCACCTTCGAAGGGCTGCGCGCGCCGCTGGCCGAGCTCGCCGAGCGGCACGGCCTGATCGTCGAGCCGGGCCGCTTCGTCCTGGAGCTGCGCCCGCCCGGCGTCGACAAGGGCGTCGCGCTCACGTCGTACCTCCGCGAGGTCGGTGCCGGCGCGGTCCTCTACGCCGGTGACGACCTCGGGGACCTGGCCGCGTACGCAGCCGTCGACGCGCTCCGCGCCGAGGGGACGGCCGGGGTGCTGGTGTGCAGCTCGGCGACGGTCGGCGAGGGCGCCGAGGAACTGGCGGACCGCGCCGACCTGGTCGTACCGGGCCCGGCGGGGGTCGTCGAACTGCTGACGAGCCTGGCAGAGGCGCTGGCGCGCGCCTGA
- the thrC gene encoding threonine synthase, whose protein sequence is MAVQAAENTATSVSLGPAAALSCRECGTRFPLGPIFACQECFGPLEVAYDLPSGDPEGLRKQIEAGPDNIWRYAPLLPVPADVADKPNLNPGFTKLVKADRLAAELGVTGGLYVKDDSGNPTHSFKDRVVAIAVEAARAFGFTTLSCSSTGNLAGAVGAAARRAGFRSCVFIPHDLEAGKVVMAAVYGGDLVGIEGNYDDVNRFCSELIGDPLGEGWGFVNVNLRPYYGEGSKTLAYEICEQLGWELPDQLVIPIASGSQLTKIDKGLKELIKLGLVEDKPYKIFGAQAEGCSPVSTAFKAGHDVVRPQKPNTIAKSLAIGNPADGPYVLDIARRTGGAVEDVDDEQVVDAIKLLARTEGIFAETAGGVTVGVTKKLIENGQIDPAKSLVVLNTGDGLKTLDAVAPTTGPTATIRPSLDSFREAGLG, encoded by the coding sequence ATGGCTGTGCAAGCTGCTGAGAACACCGCTACCTCCGTCTCCCTCGGTCCCGCCGCGGCGCTGTCCTGCCGCGAGTGCGGCACCCGCTTCCCGCTCGGCCCGATCTTCGCGTGCCAGGAATGTTTCGGGCCGCTCGAAGTGGCCTACGACCTGCCGAGCGGCGACCCCGAGGGCCTCCGGAAGCAGATCGAGGCCGGTCCGGACAACATCTGGCGGTACGCGCCGCTGCTGCCCGTCCCCGCGGACGTGGCCGACAAGCCCAACCTGAACCCCGGCTTCACCAAGCTGGTCAAGGCCGACCGCCTCGCCGCCGAGCTCGGCGTCACCGGCGGCCTGTACGTGAAGGACGACTCCGGCAACCCGACGCACTCCTTCAAGGACCGCGTCGTGGCCATCGCCGTCGAGGCGGCCCGCGCCTTCGGCTTCACCACCCTCTCCTGCTCCTCCACCGGCAACCTCGCCGGCGCCGTCGGCGCCGCAGCGCGCCGGGCCGGCTTCCGCTCCTGCGTGTTCATCCCGCACGACCTGGAGGCGGGCAAGGTCGTCATGGCCGCGGTGTACGGCGGCGACCTGGTCGGCATCGAGGGCAACTACGACGACGTCAACCGCTTCTGCTCCGAGCTCATCGGCGACCCGCTGGGCGAGGGCTGGGGCTTCGTGAACGTCAACCTCCGCCCGTACTACGGCGAGGGTTCCAAGACGCTCGCGTACGAGATCTGCGAGCAGCTGGGCTGGGAGCTGCCGGACCAGCTCGTCATCCCGATCGCTTCGGGCTCGCAGCTCACCAAGATCGACAAGGGGCTCAAGGAGCTGATCAAGCTCGGCCTGGTCGAGGACAAGCCGTACAAGATCTTCGGCGCCCAGGCCGAGGGCTGCTCGCCGGTGTCCACCGCCTTCAAGGCCGGCCACGACGTGGTCCGCCCGCAGAAGCCGAACACCATCGCCAAGTCGCTGGCCATCGGCAACCCGGCGGACGGCCCGTACGTGCTCGACATCGCCCGCCGCACCGGCGGCGCGGTCGAGGACGTCGACGACGAGCAGGTCGTGGACGCGATCAAGCTGCTGGCCCGCACCGAGGGCATCTTCGCGGAGACCGCGGGCGGCGTGACCGTCGGCGTCACCAAGAAGCTGATCGAGAACGGGCAGATCGACCCGGCGAAGTCGCTGGTCGTCCTGAACACCGGCGACGGCCTGAAGACGCTGGACGCAGTGGCGCCGACGACCGGCCCGACCGCGACCATCCGCCCGAGCCTGGACTCCTTCCGCGAGGCCGGCCTCGGCTGA